The Notolabrus celidotus isolate fNotCel1 chromosome 23, fNotCel1.pri, whole genome shotgun sequence region gcactcatcagtaagtggatTAATTTAAGTGGACTATTTCggaaatctctgcattttccaatgcctttgtatcaagcaatgttactATTTCCCTGGTCCCattatgacagaccaatcatagctaatctccaatcctctgtcctgattggttaaggggcggccccttctagtctggcactatcatgactgcactacttctttatttctttatgtatttattttggtgccttggtccacagtatcctgtaacctcttgagtcctctgcctccctcctcatTCTTCAGCTACAGATCAACAATGGACAGAAAACGGTTaaaacaccctgagctgtcccaccaggctcaatAATCACCTTAGCATGCactgatctgtgttggggggctaagaggaaatctggttgggagggctAGTGATGACATTCAAAaaccctctctctgaacagatgtttactctgtgactaccaacagcagctttaaggaagTGTGCCACACAATTGAAGCCAACAATGTTACAGATAATATTCTGGTTTATAATCCTTGAGGAATAAATAAGAAACTTCTTAGTATTTTTATTAAAGACAAAGACAGTGAGCAGCTTGAATGATCATCTCACCTTTGGAACTCTTACTGTATTTTTAAGGTCCAACAACCTGTCGTCTTTTCTTATTCTGAGAAACAGAGTCAAGATAAAGTCTGATGAGGCTAAAGTACAGTCGGACTTACAGGGTAACTTTACAGCCTAGCCATGTCCGCTCCACGTGGTGCAATGATACTCACGTGACAGGCTGACAGGCTGACAGGCTGGTTTGGGTTTCCACCGTCACCATAGTGACACTTGCTCTGACGCAACGAATCATGagaaacagccaatcagaggaggcCAACCGACCGGAAGGCGCGAGGGGAGTTAAGGGCGAAGcagcaaaacatttttatgtCCCTTGATATTCGGGAAAATATGCAGGGCATGTGACGCAGGGTCACtcatttaatatatatttatctgttttttttttattcaacgtTTACTCCGTTCCATTACACCCTCTGTGTTTTAAAGCCtgctgtattttatttggtttgtTCGTGACTAAAAGCCTGTGGAAGATTGAACACTACAAGCACAGACTTGCAAGCAGTCTACCAAGTGTATGGCGCCATCTCCTGGACAAACGTGTTCATTACACAGACTGTATGATGTATTATCAGTGGAAATAGTAAAAAAGTTCATTCCAAACTGCTAAACATGAATACCAAGGTACCACAGAAAGGCAATAAACATACTTTATTTCATTGTGAGACTAGGGACATAACAGATTATAACAGACTGATGATTGATCAAATTAAGTTGATGTATTCTCTCAGTATTGtccaatatgatacgataagataatactttatttacataAGCACAAATAGAGAAtaagttcaaataaataaagataaaaatagataaatagaaatACGAATAAAAATGTAAGGTATATACAAGTTTTACACACAGTGTAAATAGTTGTAattacagagttacaaagtaCCATGCAgacttacattaaaaaacaatctgATTAAACTGTGATAACATGAagtcaaaataaacagaaaataaacaaattaagtATTAATGGCACACCAGTTCAGAGAAAGCCTTACGAAAAAAGAAGGTTTTTAGtgaagatttaaaagaggacgcAGACTCAGCTAACCTAAGATCATCTTGCAAGGAGTTCCAAAGCTAAAGGCCTGATCCCCTTTGGTTACAAGTTGAGATTCGGGAACATAAAAAAGGATTCTGCTTGATTATCTTTAACAATGATTGGGAGCATAGGGAGTTAAgaggtaacaaaaacatggtggTGCTTGACCATGTagggctttaaaaacaagtaatacaaacttaaaatcaattctaagaTTAAATGGCAGCCAGTGAAGGTCAGCAAGAAAAGAGTTATGTGCTCACTTCTATTAGCGATGTTCCCCTTACTTATTCCAGAATAGAGTGCATTGCAATAGTCTTGAGGTGACAAACCCGTGAATGACATTTTCTAggtcagaaaaagaaagagatggtTATGACATATTGTAAGTAGTATAGATGAATACATTTATAtgtgtatgtaatatgactgtaTGAAGATAGTAAAAATTACTATATACTGGTAACATGATCAgttttaataaacaataataatataatataacatagcataatataatgattattattaatatataatttaatgttatatgCATTACAACATATTATCAGCCAGAGAGTCAGTGCAGGATGagataaaattaaaaactataTATAAGTATAGATTTATAGTCAGCAGAattataaatatgaaaatactGTATGATATATGTAGTGACTGTCCTTGACCTTTCCATTTCCAGTCACTTTGGGAGGTGATGTGGTTGTCCTTACGCACGGTTGAATACAGAGAGTAATTAAATTGATGTCCAAAACCAGATTTTCCTTTGGGTGATGTTCCCATTTATTGCAGTGAAAAGAATGTGACTTACACTGTCCAGTTTGTTCATTCAGCTtgaatgcatgtatgtatgGTAAGAACCCTGTGCTCCCTTCACTTTCCAACAAAAGACTAGGCTACATGCCCTAATTTGTACACCTGGTGACCATCAGCAGGCATTCAAAAATAAACCAATGTCAGGGAAAACATCACCAATCTAGTGGTTTACAAAAATGCCTAAACAAATGGCTCCTACAATATGCTTTATAATGGTACAGCAATGTTACATAGAAACTAAGTGCATATTTTACCagaattgaaaaaacaaaatacaccCCAAACCGCTAGTTGGCGGTAGTGAGCGTCGGTGTAGTTACAGCTGCTGCTTTAATATAAGAGTAAAGGAAGCCAGTAAAGACCTCTAACCTATGCCTCTAACCGCTAGCCTCTAACATTTAAACTGTTACAACATAAACAAAGATTAATCTCGAGGCAAGGTGAGGTCTGATCTAGGGTTCTAGTTGAAGTTTGTGTGATTGAAGTTTGCTGTAAGAAAGCTCATCAATTCGATGCGCACACCAGTTATTACGGTAATTCTGACAGAAAGAATAAGTGAGTGACTTCTACATTGATGCAGTCAGTATTACAACCTGTGGCATGATGCTTAAGCCAGCTTACTAAAGTAATTCAACACTGTTATGGGGTAACTCTTTGATgataactgtttatttttatcatgtttGTTGTCCACATTATTCAGATCAGCCATGCCCATGCTGTCAGCCTTCTCCTTCCCTTTCCCTGAAACTCGATTCTTCAAAGCTGGGAGCCTAATCTACAAGTTCAAGATCAGAGGAGGCAGCAGCTACAGGcaagctgaatatttacatctTCACAGCATCTCATTTCTACTTCATgtccattattatcattatctccAATGTTTTCCCTTTTTACAAAGCACAACTGCAAAGCTGGAATGAATttaataattcaatttaaagaaGTAGTATGCAGGAAATTAGAATTAATTTGAGAATCGGCTTTAGTTGCAAAACTTAgtggatttttttgtttgttttgtttttttaaataaacgaGGAGGATGTTCCAATGATACACCAGAGATAGCCGGTTATCACTagaaattaaatcatttttcaCATACTGTTTTTATCCTCTTGCAAAGCTGCAACCTAcgatcttaaaatatgaagccaatgtggaagtgttaaaaactgcagttcatcaagcgtctgcttgaggctggcttcaaaaacaccagaagcctggttcaaaaaatggtttaggtctgagtagctcttttctctatcggcacacactgtacggggggatttttttttataactcagtctttatttattttttaaaatttgagggcatttgaagacagacaggaaatgtggagagttggggaagacatgcagcaaatggtcgaggccgggaatcgaaccatcgacctctgcgacaaggactatcgcctctgtatgtggggcgcttagaccgcttggcCACCAGCGACCCATAACtcagtatttttaaagatattaaacttgtgagttttgcccaaattatgacatggctgacttgattgacaggcgggcaccctgtagctgttaaggctaaaggcctgcctctttacctcacactagcttggacgaaggatgacgtcacagatattACATCCATTTTTTATATAGTCTGTTGTATGATTGacggaagtagtatccgtgacgtcacctatctgtttcggAAGCACTGTTTcggaagcactgttttgaagccgattttaggtgggagccatattggaaatgctgaacacaacctaacttctgtcgagctagtgtgaggtaaagaggcgggctttgagcctcctagccaactgctacagtgttcccgcctgtcaatcaagtcagtcatgtccttaaatgggcaaaacttgtaatcttaatatcttctgcaCTGTGGTgttcccccgtacagtgtgtgccaatagagaaatgagctactcaggtTACCAGCTAACCAGGCtgcaaaacatgtttattattgcgattattgtttattattgctgcaaagatcgtcgtttttgaatgggtttgtatgtggtttatgGTGTTTTCTTGGCTCGGACGAAGGGTGACGTAACGGACACTACgttcattttttattcagtctaCGAGGAAACACTAAAACTGCTTGAGGATAAGGGgctatttcttattttctttctaaaCTGACATGACTCTGGAGTACACCAAACTGCACATGGTGTTGATAATTTCCATTTTATTCTTAATAAGTTCTCACATTATTTGTtccatctctttttctttttttactagATTAGAACATAAagattgaaacattaaaatctcCATAAACCAAATAAACCAGCAAAGGGAAAAAAGATCTGTGTTGCATCCATTCGCCCCAGGGTTTGGTTCTTCAAAACATTGCAAAATGTTCTTCATTCTCATCTTTGGATGATTCACAGCATGATACACAGATCTTTCatcacagttttctttttttcaaacactgtaATGGCTACCATTACATGCTGTGATGTGTGATTCCTTTAAAATTTGTTTCATCTGCAAAACAAGAGGATCGAGGGACAGTGGTGTAAAGGAACAAAGTACTTTTGGTAGTTTCATATATTACTTGAGTTTCTGTATTTTttgcaactttcacttttactccGCTACATTTATATTGTCATCATACTTACACGCTACAAAATAAAGTGTGAATATAATTGTCTCAGGATATATGGATCATAGGGACTGTGCGTGTTCATCTCAGCGAGACCACACACAGCCTGTGAACATTCATCAGTCTCAACAGCATGAACGAAGCAGCCTCGTCGACTAGTGATAGTGGAGATACCACCACACCTCCACCTGCTAGTTGCGCTTCAGGAGAAGACGCCCGTGGCCATATCTAAAAAACCTTTTTGCTTTAGTCGGGATGAAAGATTCATCTTACAGGATGAAGTGCCTCCTGTGTTTGCccaaaaaactcaaaataatcGCATTCCAAAACTCACCGTCAAacctaaaaaaacacattgtggTAAGTGAATCATCTCACTGCAGTAATAAGTATGGATACCATATTGTCAATACTGAATTCGATCCCTTCTCTCTGCAAGTTGTCTGTGAAGCTGAACACACCTCTACCTGCCTCTGCAGCCTGTCAACGACTAGTTAGCATTGCAGGACTTGTCTTCAGCCCACGAAGAGCACAACTGAACTCTCACAATTTTGAAAACCAACTTCTGCTGAAGATGAACCGCAAATTTGTGGACTTTAATtaaggaagggagggagcagtgggagaaaagaagggagcacaaggagaaggagggagggagggagcaagaggtgaaggagggaggaaggaaaggagcaagaggagaagggagctgagggagggagggagggagggagggagggagggagggagggagggagggagaattaAACTTAATAAAGCTTGTGATAGAAACAACAATTTctagctgttttgtttctttgtacttttacttttgatacttaatttcatttaatttgagcTACTTCAAGACTTCTACTCTAGTGCTTTTTTAGTGGGTGACTTTCACTTTTACCTCAAGTAAGATATCtttacttttactcaagtaTGGCTTTCAAGTACTTTATACACCATTGTTGAGGGGATCCACATGACAGTTATATCTTTATTCAGGAATAACATCATAATAAGAGTCTGACTCATCCTAGATTCCTTAAAGGGTCCAGGATGAAGATGTTATTTGAAGTGTTTCTTTGACAGTCATTCTGTTAAAGCCCTTTGAACGCATATTTTGCATCAGAAAAAGGCATTCTGATATATATATAGTGCTTCAATATAATCAGCCAGTATAATAAGTAACAAAACTGGAGCAGCTCATAATGTATGATAACACAGTAAATGTGACAAATGTGTGATGGTGATGCCATAATGTGTATGATATATTTTCATCAGTGGAGAGGAAGTTATGGAAGGTAACTGCTTCAATCAAGAGCTGGAGGTAATTCTGAATACTGCTCAGCTCCATCAGCATTCATAATAGCTGTGATAAATCATTGTCATTCACACTCATCTTTATAAGATTCATCTCTACCTGATTAAATGTGACCTGGCtcatatttctctttcttttttccccttttattCCAGGAAATTGTCAGAACTGTTCTTGGCAACCTTGACAGTCTACAACCCTTCTCCAGTTCCCACTTCAATGTCTTCCCTTGTATCCTCTGCAGTGCATTCAACAATTTGTGCATTCAGCCATGTTTTTATATGTCCTTCAGCTTTCTACCTGTTCCGCTAATTCCTCTATATCTATATCCATCTATAGATCAAAGAATGAAGCTGTTGATTGTCTACTCATGACGATCAAAATACTGATTCAATACAGGTGTGCTGTGTTTCTTTAACTGTAACTATCAGACAAAAAGCTATGGGAGGGAGGGTCACAGGCCGTTTGCAAGCAATCTGGTGATAATCTCAGAGCCTACCCGTCTATTATTTTCCTCTACCTTGAGAAAAATATGGAAAAAGGTGAGGACAAAAGCACATCAACTTAATCTAaatacatcattttcaatagAGACAAATGTTGAGCCAAAATACATCCTGATTTTTGATATGTATAgatcttttgcatgtgtttttcttgtttcaggaacaacagcagaggagaagttgagctcagtgagtgtttgtggttgcttttgttaatcagagtttaaaaatgaaagtctcctctctccagtAGTAGTCCGTTAATTCACACTAGCTATTTTATTCTCATCTAATATTTAAATGGTGATTAATATTTGCATTTTACACTAACATTTTGTCTCTTACATTaagatttgactttttttccatACATTTGTCAATCATCTGTGGCAATGTATTTTTCTTAAGGTGAATACCACCAAAACTACTGGTACCAGTTCACTTCCTGAGTTTGATAATGAACTTAAATTAAGAGTAGAGACACATTTGAGTAAAAAAGACAAAGTCTCCCCATACAATGTTTTATATATGGCacaatgtgtttgtttcaggatGAAGACGCTGTGTCTGAGCCCCAGACAAAGCGCTATAAAACAGATTCACCACTAGAGGAGGCCATACTAAAGGACTTAATCCATGAGTTTGAGAATGAGCGCAAGATTTGTAGCACTGGGTAAGTATTGTCTTTTCTAATGTAGAGCTAATCCATTACTTTATTGCTAACTGCCCTGTATAATATaactatttattttacctttgtgTGACAGCTGATGTAACTCtaaattttatttatgtattttatgtcattttattgtttctatatttgtactctttttttttttttttttagaatacaatagaatagatatttgttgtcattgttgtgaGAGAATGAAAGGCAGTTCAGCAGCTCTTCACATTAGCAGCAAGAATTCAGCATTTagattaacacaataaaaactataaaaaaaattaaggcaCAGTAAAATAATATAGAAAATATTGCACTCTTTATATTATTAATTACACTGTTGTTTCTGTGCAGATACCAGTATAGTTCTACTCTTATTATTCTTGTACTTCTCTTGCTgccatgtctgtgttgctgcaacaaccacatttccccccagggatcaataaagaatgatcttatcttatttaatttaagctTTACATGTTTAACGATAAGTAAATATAAACCAAGGTTCCTTTATTGTACCaagaaataacattttcagTAATGTGATGCATATGTCTGTTAAGAGacatttgaaaagaaaacatctttcttttatctatttcattaaaaactgttttaagtTAAGTGAGTGAATGAACTAAGCAATTGTatgatcgtgtgtgtgtgtgtgtgtgtgtgtgtgtgtgtgtgtgtgtgtgcgtgtgtgtgtgcgcctgtctGAGTTGGGTCTATTTCTCATCAAAATAGTGCGCACTGTTTTGAGTTTTGGTCCAACATTCTTTCTGCAAAGATTCTTGGGTAATAAGACTATATATGCTATTTACTTAAaaatagcgccaaatcacaacaaatgttatctcaagtctct contains the following coding sequences:
- the LOC117807419 gene encoding membrane-anchored junction protein isoform X1, which gives rise to MPMLSAFSFPFPETRFFKAGSLIYKFKIRGGSSYSGEEVMEGNCFNQELEEIVRTVLGNLDSLQPFSSSHFNVFPYKKLWEGGSQAVCKQSGDNLRAYPSIIFLYLEKNMEKGTTAEEKLSSDEDAVSEPQTKRYKTDSPLEEAILKDLIHEFENERKICSTGQRLYNLSIRGEAKGEPGHVDKEGAKDAIVPQQESGLNTIRGNGTPDMRQEEEDEEEEEISDSKGGSPVKPGILTRLASRVFPFSLFVKDP
- the LOC117807419 gene encoding membrane-anchored junction protein isoform X2, coding for MPMLSAFSFPFPETRFFKAGSLIYKFKIRGGSSYSGEEVMEGNCFNQELEEIVRTVLGNLDSLQPFSSSHFNVFPYKKLWEGGSQAVCKQSGDNLRAYPSIIFLYLEKNMEKGTTAEEKLSSDEDAVSEPQTKRYKTDSPLEEAILKDLIHEFENERKICSTGQRLYNLSIRGEAKGEPGHVDKEGAKDAIVPQQESGLNTIRGNGTPDMRQEEEDEEEEEISDSKGGSPVKPGILTRLAR